The genomic segment CGGGGAGAAGACCAGTCTCGAACGCGATGCCATGGGCAGAGTGACGTCTGTCACCGATCCTTTGGGGAATACCCAGCGCTATGAATACGATGCGGCGGGACGTTTACTAGCCGTCTATGATGCAACCGGACAGAAGGTGAGCGGGCTCACCTATGATGGCGCAGGAAACATTCTTGCTCATATAGACGGACTCGGACGATCAACCCAATACCAATTTAACAAGCTCCATCAAGTTATTGCCACAACGAATGCGGCTGGACAGAAAACCAAGTTCTCCTATGATGCAGCCGCACGTCTGACAGAGGTATTGGAAAATGAAGCAGCCGTCTACAAGCAGCAATACGACGGAGAAGGCCGTCTAACGAGCTATACGGATGCCAATGGCAATGCCACCACCCTCTCCTACGATGCCAGTGGTTTGCTTTTAGCTGAACGCAATGCTACCGGAGAAGGAACGACCTACCGCTATGACAAGCGCGGATGGCTGACCGACAAGACAAATGCACGCGGTCAGGAAACGCACTACCGCTACGATGCAGCCGGACAGCTCATTGAGCAGCAAGACGAAGCGGGGACTGTTCGCAGGACTTTCGACGCCGAGGGTCGCGTGGTAAGTGTCAAAGAAGATGGAAAAGACACCAAGCGCCGTACCTACGATCTTTTGGGGCGAATCGCCTCCAGCACCGATCAGTATGGGAATACGCTCCAGTACACCTACGATGCGGGAGGCAGACTGGAAACGCTCATCTATCCAGATGGCAAGACGGTTCGCTATACCTACGATCTCGCAGGTCAATTGACCACGGTCACAGACTGGGCAGGTCGTGTCACAAGGTACACGTACGATGAAAATTACCGCCTCATTCGTACAGAGCGACCGAATGGCACGGTAGAGCAGCGTCACTATGACGCAGCTGGTCAGCTCCTGCGTCTTTGGGATCAGAATGCGCAAGGCGTCATGCTCCAGCAATATCGGTTTGTGTACAACGAGCTCGGGCAGATCATCCAAGAGGAAGAAAAGCAGTACACCTATGATGCTCTGCGGCGCCTGACGAGCGGAGCCATGGCAGGACGAAAGATTCTCTACACCTATGACCAGGGCGGGAATATTACCGCTATTGGGGATTCAGGTTCGAGTCTTGCTACGGCGATGACGTACGCCAAGGACAACCGACTGGACACCGTAGATGGTCAACAGGTTCAGTATGACGAGGACGGTAATCTTCTGCTGCTCCCGGGCAAGCAACAGCCAGAAACGTATGCGTATGATGCCCGCAATCGTCTTGTTCGTGCCGGACAAGCTCGCTACACCTATGATGCCGAATACGTCCGTACCTCGATGACTTGGAATGGAAAGACGACACGGTATGTGGTTGATCAAAACGCTGACCTGACTCAGGTTCTTATGGAGCTGGAGGAAAATGGAGCGGCCAAAGCGTATTATGTATATGGATTGGGGCTTATTGGTCGCGAGGATGCCCAAGGCGATTATTTGTCCTATCACGCGGATACGCGAGGCAGCACGACCCTGTTGACCGACGAGCATGGTCGAGTCACTGACCGTTATACCTACGGATTGTATGGGGAACTGGAAGCACATGAAGGCAGGACGAAACAGCCGTTTTGCTATAACGGCCGCGATGGAGTCATGACCGATCCGAATGGGTTGTACTACATGCGGGCGCGGTATTACCATCCGGGATTGAAGCGGTTCCTGAACCGAGATGTGCTCCAAGGGGATATGACGGACGGGCAGACGTCTAACCGTTTTGCTTATGTGAATGGGGATCCGATTGGGTTCATTGATCCGTTGGGGTTGATGAAGTGTGAACTAAGAAAACCAATTTTCGCAGATAACAATTTCTTGATTGCAGCTGCTGAAAAAGGTGACACTAGAGCTTTAGAAATTATTCGTGAAGGAAAAACTTATATTACACCAAACCAATTACATGAATTTCTCAATGTTCGTACGAAAAGTCAAAGAAAATTGCGTAAGTCATTTTTAAAACAAGAAGGTGTGGAAGTTTTTGGAGGCGCTAAGGCAAAAGCAATATCACAAACACCTGAATTCCGACAAGTCTTCCAAGCTGTTAAGTCCTCTCATGGTCGAGGAGATGCCGCAATTGGTGCATTTGCAAAGGCGACTGGTTACGAGGCATATACTTATGAGAGAAGACTATACAACCATTACAAACACACTGTACCCAAATTAGGAGTTCCTATACGTAACCCACAGAGAGAATAGGAGTTCGATATGTATAATCTGCTAATCATGAAAGAAAAATGCCCAAGATGCGGTGTAATCGTTGATACAGAAGCTGAATTTAAAATGGGCTTTATGAATGTGGATATCTACCACATTGGTGATGAATTAAGATGGGCGACAGGGCTGAGTAAAGCACCACACCAAAAAAGGCCTCCGGACGGAAACTCGACAGGCGAGGGTTATGTATGTTGTCCTAACTGCTCAAAAGATTTTTGGGTAAAGATCCAAGTTGAACATGATGTTATTGTACTTGCGGAAGTAGATCATATCAAAAAAGGTTATATAGAATAGTTATCCAATTTAGAACCCTTGTTTGGCTTGCGCTTATCGAGGGTTCTTCTGCTTGAGCTATTTAATAAAAACATTGTGTCTTGGAGGGAACTTTGAAAAATAATAAGTTAGAACAATTAATTGAAATGTATGGTATGGCAATTACTACTGCAGGGAAAAATTCTGCCTATGATGAAGTGCAAAAAAATCTTGAAGAACTTGGAAAAGAAGTTGAGTTATTGGATCATGATTATGTTGAGAGAGAAATATTGTCTTATATTAAGCACAATCTTGTAACAAAAAGTTGGAAAAACGCTCAACATTGGATTGGTGCAGCTTTAATTCACCCTTCTTCACGATATTTGGATTGCTTTTTGATGGTTTTAAGTGAAGAGGATCCTAATGCACCTCATTATTGGGTCCTTGATGTGATACAGTATATGCCTGAAAACATTTCTAATCTCGCACTGCCTGCGCTCAAAAAATTATCGGAACAAATAAATTCTTCATGGTCAGCTGCAGTAATCGAGAAATATTTTGAGACTGTTGTATGGAATGATGAGAATGCAGAAGATTTTATATCTACTTTAGTTACTTCAAATAATGAACTGGTAGCTTTTAGGGCTAAATATTGGATGGAGACCTTTGAAGTGGAGAGAAAAGAGGAAGAAGATTTAGTAGGTAAAGAAACAGATGATTAAGCATACATGAGATATCTGATGCCTAAAAATGCATATTCTGAAAGTCTGAATGAGAATCGGAAATTTGAATGAATGTTTTTGTCATGATCGGAGGAGTTTTGATTTAAAGACCCAAATGTCTTGGTGGAATTAATATCCACCGAGACATTTTTACTTAGAAAGAAGTATTTACTGTCTGTTGATAGACATATATGACTGGGGCTCATTGGTCGTGAGGATGCGCAAGGCGATTATTTGTCCTATCACGCGGATACGCGAGGCAGCACGACCCTGTTGACCGACGAGCATGGTCGAGTCACTGACCGTTATACCTACGGATTGTATGGAGAACTGGAAGCACATGAAGGCAGGACGAAACAGCCGTTTTGCTATAACGGCCGCGATGGAGTCATGACCGATCCGAATGGGTTGTACTACATGCGGGCCCGGTATTACCATCCGGGATTGAAGCGGTTCCTGAACCGAGATGTGCTCCAAGGGGATATGACGGACGGGCAGACGTTTAACCGTTTTGCTTATGTGAATGGGGATCCGATTGGGTTCATTGATCCGTTGGGGTTGATGAAGTGTCCTCCAAAAGATGTTGGAGAAGATGAACTGGTCACTGTCTATCGGGGAACAAGAGGCTATCTTGAAAAACAAGTATATGATGAAACTGGATACTTATTGAGTGATGCAACCCGAACGGCTTATTTGGAAACAGGTGACCTTGTTAAAGCTTATAAAGCTTCTCAAAGTACGCATGATGAATGGCTCAAGATATGGGATAATAATCTGGATGATTATATACAGGCTCATGGGGCATTTGGGACTGAATTACCCAAGGCTTTTAATTTGGATAGAACTTTGATGTTTGTGACTAAAGATGAAAAAATAGCTAAATACTTTGCGGACGGGGGAAGGGTATATGAAGCAAAAATTCCAAAATCTTAGCTGATACCGCAAACACTCCCTGGCTCTACTAAGAGTGAATATCTAATTAAATTTGGTGCAGGGGGCTTTAAACCTATATGAACCTAGAGCATGAATTCATTACTAGCCAAATAATCGATGGTCAACTTGTGTACATGTTAGACCCAAGAGCATTTGAGCTGTTAATAAACACCCCTATAATTGAAACCCAACCGATAGGGGCAATGGACATAGTTCGTCATATGATGGATTTTGTGAATAAATACCATACCTTTTCTCTTGCATTTTATCCTTTGGGGAAATTTAATAAGTGGGTGTTTTGTTTACTGTTTCAGACATCAGATAAGCTACAACGAGTGCAACTTGAGAACGTACAGTGTACGAATTGCAATTGGAGAGGGATTATTGCAAACTCAACATTTCCGGAGTTGTACTTAGGATGCCCAGATAGATGGGCTGCACTTGATGAAGCTTTTGAATCCCCAAAAGTAAATTGTCCTGCGTGCAACAACGGATTACCAAGATATGCCATATGGGCTAGTAGCTAAAGCTTTTTAAAGATATCCGGTGTTAAATAAACCTTGATTGGCTGCTTGCCTTTCAAGGTTTCATTTTTTGGATGGCTGATGACGAAAGAATTAACCATCCAACCAATAAAGAATTATTTGTCCTATCACGTGGATACGTGCGGCAGGATATATTTAATAATAATTTTACTAGTTTTGAAAGGATAGAAAAATGAATCAAGAACTAAGAGTACAAATAAAAAAGCTTATTGGCGGTGAAATAACAGATTTAGAATTTTGGGATTTGTTCAAGGAAAATATAGAAATAACTAGCTACTTTGACAAACTATTAGAAGTTACTTGTAGAGAAAAAAATAAAGATGACCTAGGATTACTATTTTATATTGGATTTACATTTGATTTGTTTGATGAAAG from the Brevibacillus brevis genome contains:
- a CDS encoding RHS repeat-associated core domain-containing protein yields the protein MSYHADTRGSTTLLTDEHGRVTDRYTYGLYGELEAHEGRTKQPFCYNGRDGVMTDPNGLYYMRARYYHPGLKRFLNRDVLQGDMTDGQTFNRFAYVNGDPIGFIDPLGLMKCPPKDVGEDELVTVYRGTRGYLEKQVYDETGYLLSDATRTAYLETGDLVKAYKASQSTHDEWLKIWDNNLDDYIQAHGAFGTELPKAFNLDRTLMFVTKDEKIAKYFADGGRVYEAKIPKS